Genomic DNA from Modestobacter versicolor:
CGTCCCGGCGGGCGCGCCGGCTGGTCGCGGCGGTCGCGGTGGCCGACGCCGTCGACGGCTGGTGGCCGCACCGCCGGGAGCTCGACCTGCCCACCGCGGCGGCCGGCCGGCGGCTGGAGGACCTGGCCTACGGCGCCGGCCTGTGGCTCGGCGCGCTGCGCGCCGGCGACGCCCGGGCGCTGCTGCCCGCCGCCCCGCCCCCGATCACCCCGCCCGGGCCGACGTCGGGTCAGCCGCCGACGCGGTAGCGGACGTGGGTGACGCGCGGGGACGAGGTGACCGCCAGCTGGGTGAGCCCGGGGTCGCCGACGCCGTCGAAGAGGCGCTCCCCGCCGCCGAGCAGGACCGGCACGACGTCGAGCACCAGCTCGTCGACCACGCCGGCCGCCAGCGCCTGGCGCACCGTCGAGGCGCCGCCGGCCACGGTCACGTCCGCCCCGCCCGCCGCCGCCCGCGCCCGCGCGAACGCCGCGTCGAAGCCCTCGGTGACGAAGACGAACGTCGTCCCGCCGGCCATCTCGACCGGGTCGCGCGGGTGGTGGGTGAGCACGAACACCGGTGCGCGGTACGGCGGCTCGTCGCCCCACCAGCCGCGCCAGTCCTCGTCCCACCCGCCGCGCACCGGGCCGAACATGTTGCGGCCCATCACGAACGCGCCGCGGGGGCGCAGCAGGTCGGCGCGGGCGGCGGCGTCGGCCTCGGGCAGCGGCTCGTCGGCGAACAGCCACTCGTGCAGCCGCTCGCCGCCCGCCCCGAGCGGCTCGTCGCGCGTCTGGTCCGGGCCGGCGACGTGGCCGTCGAGGGAGATGGACACGTGGCAGGTCGTGCGGCTCATGAAGGCAGGACCCCCAGGGGCGGCGCCGCTCATCGGTCCCGCCCCAGGTGACCACCGGGTGAACTCCGGCACCGGGTGGAATGAGCAGGAGCCGTGCCGCCTTGTCCCTCCCCGTACCGCGGTAACGGCCAGCGTGGGCCCCGCACCACCGCTCCACCAAGGGGACCCATGACCGCCATCCAGGACAGGACCGCCCGCTCGGCCACCGTGTCGCCGACCGGGGTCTCGTTGCCCGACCCGCGGCCGGACCGGCCGCGGACCGCGCGCACCGCGCTCACGCTGGGCGCCTTCGTCGCGCTCGGCCCGCTCACCATCGACATGTACCTGCCGGCGCTGCCGACGATCACCACCGAGCTCGAGACGACGTCCGCCGCCGTCCAGCTGACCCTCACCGGCACGCTGGTCGGGCTGGCGCTCGGGCAGCTGGTGCTGGGGCCGCTGTCGGACACCTTCGGCCGCCGCCGCCCGCTCATCGCCGGCACCGCCCTGCACGTGGTCGCCTCGCTGCTCGTGCTGCTGGCCCCGAACATCGCCGTGCTCGGCGCGCTGCGCGTGCTGCAGGGCGTGGGCACCGCGGCGGGTGCGGTCATCGCCATCGCCGTCGTGCGCGACCTGTTCGACGGCCGCGCGGCCGCGACCATGCTCTCCCGGCTGTTCCTGGTCATCGGCGCCGCACCCGTGCTCGCGCCCACCATCGGCGGGGAGGTGCTCCGCTTCACCTCGTGGCGCGGGGTCTTCGTCGTGCTCGCGGCCTACGGGCTGGCGCTGCTGGCCGTCGGCTGGTTCCTGCTGCGCGAGACGCTGCCGCCCGAGCGCCGCAGCACCAGCGGCGTCGCCGGCACGCTGCGCGGCTACCGCGCGCTCTTCCGCGACCGGGCCTACGTCGGCCTCGTGCTGGTCGCCGGGCTGACCATGGCCGGCCTGTTCGCCTACGTCTCGGGTTCGTCGTTCGTGTACCAGGACGAGTTCGGCCTCGACGAGCAGCAGTTCGGCCTGCTGTTCGGCGCCGGCGCGTTCTGGCTGATCGCCGCCACCCAGCTCAACCCGGTGCTGCTGCGCTGGTTCTCCCCGGCCCAGCTGCTGGTCGCGGGCACCGTGGCCGGCGCGGCCTCCGGGGCGCTGCTGCTGGTGCTCGCCGTCACCGGCACCGGCGCCCTGCTCGCCGTCGCGCTGCCCCTGTGGGCAGTGCTGTTCGCCTGCGGCCTGGCGCTGCCCAACGCCCCGGCGCTCGCGCTGTCCCGGCACGGGAACGCGGCCGGCACCGCGGCCGCCCTGCTGGGCGCCGTGCAGTTCGGCGTCGGTGCCGCGGTCTCGCCGCTGGTCGGCCTGCTGGGCAACGACGCGGTCGCCATGGGCACCGTGATCGTGGGGTCGCTGACCCTGGCGATCGTCGTCCTGGTCACCGTCGTCCGGCCGTGGGAGCTGGCCGAGCCCGACCCCGAGGCCGCGCCGGTCGCCGTCCACTGACGCCCGTCAGGCCTGCCGGGCAGCCACCAGCGGTGCACCGGCGGGCGCGGGGGCCGGGCGTGGCCGGCGCCGGCCGCTGCTGAGCAGCACGCCGGCCACCACCACGGCGCCGCAGGCCAGCTCGACGAGGTAGACCCGCTCGCCGAAGGCCAGCCAGGACGCGCCGACCCCGACGACCGGCACCAGCATCGAGAACGGCGCGACCGTGCTCGACGGGTGCCGGCTCATCAGCGTCGTCCAGATGCCCGACCCGACCACGGTGGCCACGACCACGGTGAACGCCAGCCCGCCGAGGGCCAGTGCCCCGCGCGAGGTGCCCAGCGTGGTCAGCGAGGTGCCGATCCGGTCCGGGCCCTCGGTGAGCAGCGAGACCACCAGCATCGGCAGCGGCGGCACCACGGTCATCCACAGGGTGAGGCGCAGCGGCTGCGGTGCCCGGGCCTGCCGGCTGGCCAGGTTGCCCAGCGCCCAGCCCAGCCCGCCGCAGAGGGTGAGCACGACGGGCAGCAGGTAGGCGCCCTCGGCGAGACCGGCCCGGTGCACGGCGATGCCGCCCAGCCCGGCCACCGCGAGCGCGACGCCGAGGGCCTGCCGGCCGCTGAGCCGTTCGCGCAGCAGCGCCGCCGCCAGCACCACGGTGAACGGGGCGGAGGACTGCAGGACCAGCGAGGCGAGGCCGGCGGGCATCCCGGAGTCCATGGCCAGGTACAGGAAGAGGAACTGCAACACGCCGAAGCCGGCGCCGTAGCCCAGGACCCAGCGCCAGGGCACCCCGGGGCGCGGCACGAACAGCAGCGTCGGCACGGCCAGCAGCAGGAACCGCAGGGCCACCAGGAAGAACGGCGGGAACTGCTCCAGCGACAGGTGGATCGCCGGGAAGTTGAGGCCCCAGATGAGGGCGACGAGCCCGGCGAGCAGCCGGTCGCGGGGTGGCATGCCCTCACTCTGCGGTCGGTGACCGTCCAGCACCATCGATCTCTTGCACCATGACCTTGTAGCGTCGCTTCATGGACGTCCGCGCGCTGGAGACCCTGCGGGCCGTGCGACGCCAGGGCGGGGTGACGGCGGCCGCCGCGGTGCTGCACCTCACGCCGTCGGCGGTCTCCCAGCAGCTGGCCGCGCTGTCCCGGGAGATGGGCGTGCCGCTGACCGAGCGGGCCGGCCGCGGGCTCCGGCTGACCCCGGCCGGCGAGGCGCTGGCCGAGGCGGCCGTCGACGTCGCGGTGGCCGTCGAGCGCGCCCGGGCCGCCTGCGCGGCCTTCGCCGACCGGCCGGTCGGCACGGTCCGGGTCTCGGCCTTCCAGAGCGGGGCGCGGCTGCTGCTGCCCCGCCTGCTCGACCGGGTCGCCGGCCTGGACGGCGTCACCGTCGAGTGCTCCGACGAGGACGTCGCGCAGGCGGACTTCCCGGCGCTGACCGACCGCGTCGACGTCGTCATCGCCCACCGGCCCGACGACGACGCCGGCTGGCGGGACACCGGTCTGCGGGTGTTCCCGCTGCTCCGCGAGCCGCTGGACGTCGCCGTCCCCCCCGGGCACCGGCTGGCCGACCGGGCGGAGGTGCGCCCGGCCGACCTGGTCGACGAGGACTGGATCGCGGTCAAGGTCGGCTTCCCGGTCGCGCAGCTGCTGGACGCCGTCGCGGCCGGCTCCGGCACCGTGCCGCGGGTCGTGCACCGGATCAACGACTTCGGCGTCGTCGAGGCCCTGGTCGCCGCCGGGCACGGCATCTCCCTGCTCCCGCGGTACACCGCGGGGCGGCAGCCGGGGGTGCGGCTGGTGCCGCTGGCCGGGGTGCGGGCCGGCCGCCGGATCGACGCCCTGGTGCGCCCGGACCACGCCGAGCGGCTGGTGGTGCGCCGGGTGCTCGACGAGCTGGTCGACCTGGCCGCCGGCCTCTGACCTCCTGGCTGCCGGCTCAGCCGACGAGCACGGCCGCGGTGGTGCCCACCTGCACCAGCCGGGTCACCCCGGTGCTGGCGCTGGTCACCTCCTCCTCGAGCCAGAAGACGTAGTACGCGCCGGAGGTCAGCCCGGTGACCGTCACGCTCACCGGCACGCAGCCCTCGGGCTGGGCCGCCGCCTGCACGACGGGCGCCGGCTGCGCGCCCCCGACCAGCTGCTGGCTCACCGCCTGGACCCGGTAGCCGAGCACCTCGGGCCGGGCGTCGGCCATCCAGTCCAGCGTCGCCTGACCCCGGCCCGGGACGACGCCGGGCACCATCCGCCGCGGGGTGGTGCCCCCACCGCCGCAGGCGTCGGGGCGCTGGCGGTAGGTCGGCGGGGTGCCCACCGCGGCGTTCGGCATGATCGTGATCCGCCCGGGGCGCGGCGGCTGCGGCACGGCGAGCCCGCCCTGCTGGGCGACCGAGGCGCGGGAGGCCGCGACGTCGTCCAGGGTGTCCACCCCCTGGGCCTCGGCCAGCACGGGCGTCGGCTCGGCCGACGGGGTGGGCGTGGCCGGCTCCTGCGGCGCCGGCTCCTGGAGCGCCGGCGCGTCGGCCAGCGTCTCGGTGGCGGCGGTCGCGTCGACCACCACCGGGGTCAGCTGCGGCACCAGGACGACGGCGCCCGCGGTCGCCGCCAGCAGCGGCACCAGCCAGCGGGTGTGGTCGCGCCGGCGGCGGGCCGGGGCACGCCGAGGGACGGCGGGGCGGCTGCCCGTCGCGCGTCGTCCCTGCTGGGTCACGGCGGCCCCCTCCCCGGTCTCGGTGTCGGTCGCTCAGACACCATCGGCACCACCGGACCCGCACTGCAGCCGAACCCGCCCCCCGGGGGGAATGGTCCCGGGACGCAACGTCTTGGCTGTCGCTGTGAGTGCAGCCCCCGCGACGACGACCCCCGCCCCACCGGTCCCGGCCACCCGGACGGCGGTGCTGGCGATCGGCGCCCTGGCGCTGGGCGGGTTCGCGATCGGCACGACGGAGTTCGTGACGATGGGGCTGCTCCCCGACATCGCCGAGGGCATCGACGCGAGCATCCCCTCGGCCGGCCACCTCATCTCCGCCTACGCCCTGGG
This window encodes:
- a CDS encoding LysR family transcriptional regulator, whose amino-acid sequence is MDVRALETLRAVRRQGGVTAAAAVLHLTPSAVSQQLAALSREMGVPLTERAGRGLRLTPAGEALAEAAVDVAVAVERARAACAAFADRPVGTVRVSAFQSGARLLLPRLLDRVAGLDGVTVECSDEDVAQADFPALTDRVDVVIAHRPDDDAGWRDTGLRVFPLLREPLDVAVPPGHRLADRAEVRPADLVDEDWIAVKVGFPVAQLLDAVAAGSGTVPRVVHRINDFGVVEALVAAGHGISLLPRYTAGRQPGVRLVPLAGVRAGRRIDALVRPDHAERLVVRRVLDELVDLAAGL
- a CDS encoding multidrug effflux MFS transporter, translated to MTAIQDRTARSATVSPTGVSLPDPRPDRPRTARTALTLGAFVALGPLTIDMYLPALPTITTELETTSAAVQLTLTGTLVGLALGQLVLGPLSDTFGRRRPLIAGTALHVVASLLVLLAPNIAVLGALRVLQGVGTAAGAVIAIAVVRDLFDGRAAATMLSRLFLVIGAAPVLAPTIGGEVLRFTSWRGVFVVLAAYGLALLAVGWFLLRETLPPERRSTSGVAGTLRGYRALFRDRAYVGLVLVAGLTMAGLFAYVSGSSFVYQDEFGLDEQQFGLLFGAGAFWLIAATQLNPVLLRWFSPAQLLVAGTVAGAASGALLLVLAVTGTGALLAVALPLWAVLFACGLALPNAPALALSRHGNAAGTAAALLGAVQFGVGAAVSPLVGLLGNDAVAMGTVIVGSLTLAIVVLVTVVRPWELAEPDPEAAPVAVH
- a CDS encoding dihydrofolate reductase family protein, which encodes MSRTTCHVSISLDGHVAGPDQTRDEPLGAGGERLHEWLFADEPLPEADAAARADLLRPRGAFVMGRNMFGPVRGGWDEDWRGWWGDEPPYRAPVFVLTHHPRDPVEMAGGTTFVFVTEGFDAAFARARAAAGGADVTVAGGASTVRQALAAGVVDELVLDVVPVLLGGGERLFDGVGDPGLTQLAVTSSPRVTHVRYRVGG
- a CDS encoding EamA family transporter; its protein translation is MPPRDRLLAGLVALIWGLNFPAIHLSLEQFPPFFLVALRFLLLAVPTLLFVPRPGVPWRWVLGYGAGFGVLQFLFLYLAMDSGMPAGLASLVLQSSAPFTVVLAAALLRERLSGRQALGVALAVAGLGGIAVHRAGLAEGAYLLPVVLTLCGGLGWALGNLASRQARAPQPLRLTLWMTVVPPLPMLVVSLLTEGPDRIGTSLTTLGTSRGALALGGLAFTVVVATVVGSGIWTTLMSRHPSSTVAPFSMLVPVVGVGASWLAFGERVYLVELACGAVVVAGVLLSSGRRRPRPAPAPAGAPLVAARQA